The Apium graveolens cultivar Ventura chromosome 3, ASM990537v1, whole genome shotgun sequence sequence GGTACACTAGTTGACGAGTGGCGTGCGGCTGCTAACGCAGAGGCTGGTGCCTCTGGCAAACCAAGGTTGCTATTAACTGCAGCCGTTTCAGTTGGGCCAACCGTTGATGGATTGAGATATCCTGTCCAATCCATATCAAGAAGCTTGGACTGGATCAATGTAATGGCCTATGACTTTTATGGTCCACCATGGGCGCCTAAAATGACAAATGCTCATGCTGCATTATATGATCCTAGTGGTAGAGTTAGCGGTAGCTCTGGCATTGCAGCCTGGATTCAAGCAGGTATGAGCGCAAATAAGCTAGTGCTAGGCTTGCCATTCTACGGATATTCATGGCAGCTTGTTAATGCTAATAACCACGGATTGATGGCTCCGGCTAATGGAGCTCCTGGAGGTGTTGGTGATGGATCTAAAGGATACAATCAAATATTGGATTTTATTGCAAACAATAATGCTCCAAAGATTCACAATTCAACGATGGTTGCAGACTATTGTTATTCAGGAACGACATGGATTGGATATGATGATAAGCAGAGTATTTCAGCAAAGGTTTTGTATGCTAAGCGAAAGGGATTGCTTGGTTACTTTGCATGGCATGTTGCAGCAGATGCCAATTGGGCTCTTTCTGGACAAGGTTAGTACTAATTCACTGATTTTAGTGACAAATTCTCTCTTTCTATATTGATTGCTAACAGAATTAAGTTTAAGGACTAATTTCGTTTAGCGTTTATAGTAACTTTGTTTATTTGTTTGTTGCAGCTAAACAAGCATGGGGAGCATGAAAGGCAGCAGGATTGGTCTCAAATGTACTCACGTTTATGCTTACTGGGGACCAGCGGAAGTAAAATCGATGATATATAGTAGTAATAAAATGTGTAAAACAGACTTGTAAGGTCCCTGTTATGTGAAATTTTAACAAGCTAAAAAAAGGAATAAAAGTTGAATCAGATTCATGATCATGAATCATGACCGTCTCTGAAGAAAGGACAGATACATCAATATTACAAGACTAAAAGAAATGGGGAGAAACTAATGTCTCTAGTTAAATGTTTAAATGCATCAATCAAAATGGTACACTCTAAATTTCTAAACAAATGCCCTTGATATCTATTTAAACCGTACCTAAAATATACGTAACATCAAAATAGACAAATTAATTTCTTTGTACATAAACACCGAATTCAATACTAAAAACCCGTAATGTTTTTGTAAAGAGGATTTCGTACTAATTTTATGTATTGAATCTGTTGCTTTTTTGTTAGGCTACTAGATCATGTGCAATATGGGTTGTAAATGCTTACGTGACATGACAACTTTGGTCGCCAATATATTGGAATTATGAGGTTGCCAAGAGATTGCCAACCAAAATTGTCAAAAACTTGACAACTTCCTCGTTTAGTTAAATGCAACTTTTGTCCAAAAAATATATTCACACTCATTTCCATTTTTAAATTCCCAATTTgacaatttatttttgaaaaatgttAGATAGCCCAAATATTTTCCCCAAAATATTCCCCAAATGCTAATGTGTCAAAGTGTGTAATTACTAAGTTTCGTAAAATGATATGGACCACGCGTGCATATATATGCGCCCCAAATCAAAACGTGCCACTTGTATGCCATGTCATTTGGTAAAAAAATTGGGGGATGAATTTGGGGTACCTAGCACTACTCTTTATTTTTATTGTACTAATCTAGGGACCATGTTGGCAAATATCGGGGTTGCTAATTATTGGAGTGTCTTTTTGAAAAAGGCTGTCAAAGATGATATGGAggagaaataaaataaaaaactaatatatgtattgacttgGCAAAATTTGGCAACTTTTTGGGCAACTCCTATTGTGTCTCTTGCTCTCGATCTCCGCGACTGCGTGTATATACTACTACGTCTATCCCAATCATTTCTCTACACTTTTTTTGAGTGTCTTATCCGATTCTTTACATTTTAAAACTTACAAAAAATAGTTAATTTTAGAATGTCTCATCCAAttatttacatttcaaaacttaccaaaaatagttaatgggtcccaccactttcccactttttcttccttttcacactacttttactccaTTATCTTccttttatatattaaaaattaatgggTCCCACCACTACGCTcaattttctttctctttttcactactttatacatattttttaGCCTCTGTGCCCAAACCAAACGTGAATTGgccgggacggagggagtatactAGTTCATAACCTTTGCAATGCACAAACTgtttataatatttattattttattattttataaaaataaattaggaaaaaaaataataattatatattattaagataaatgaagttaaaatatttatgtattattttgtatATATTATATTAGATAGTTAAAATCATGAAAAGTACTCCTCCTACAGCCTATAGGTCATTTAGCCTATAGGATAATAGGAGTCTTGAATAagatattatttttttttcttgatttataaattattttattatattataatttgaattacaaAAATTAATATTGAAGGTGTTTGATTCCCTACAAAAGAGGTAAGAAAAAATTTGGGTGTGATTATAAATCAAGTGGGATAATAATTCACAGAGTTTGTAGTAATTTAATTTTTtcaattaaatttaattaatttatattttattttggaaggtgttaacctACTTTTTAGTAAAGTGTTAAACAACCGATCAAACGAAAttatgtttcgcttataataatatagtatagataatTCACAGAGCTTGTAATTATATTAAAtacataatttaattttttttaattaaattatatttatttaaattttattttggaaACTGTTAACATAGTTTTTAGGAAAGTGTTAACCAACTGGCCAAATGAAACTATGTTTTtcttataataatataatatagatatgGGGGTGTATATTGTGTTGGCGAACTTTAATTAtgtattaataattattttaaattaagtAAGATATTTGTAAATTATTAATGATTAAAGTAATAAAATAACTCATTATTCAGGTTTATGTAACCAAAATTCAAAAAATTTACTCGATTAGGCATTAAACATATATGTTACTTTTTAATTAACTTTTTATGAACATACTTGCAATATTGTACGgattaatttcaaaatttttccTTTTAAACTAACAGTAACTACACTGCTTGTATTCGTTTTGTAAATACTAATTACACGACAcaaaaaagaaaatatataattTGATTAATGAGTCATATTAAAAATATAGTGTACATTATTAATGGCTTACatgaaaattatatatattgATAAACACTCAAATTGTATTTGATATGATTTAGACGTTATACaatatttatcaataataaaacaatcaagaattttataaaaataattgtatgatttacaaagaaaatataaaaataacatatgTATATTATGTTAGTTTTTGTTAAAAAATGGATTGGGGTTCTCTTCCATGCCGTTATCTATATAAAAAAGTTCTCTAAGACTCCTTATAACTATATTAAAATTTGGCTCATATAGGAGTATGCAATTTGGCTCCAAACCCAAATTATTAACCAATCTGGTTCAGATTTTCGGTTAATCGATCAACCGAAAATTACAATTAAAATTATGGATGAGATTGGATTTTGATgacatatttatttttaattacgGTTTAAAATCTGTGATATTCCTATCTCACCCATATATTAAAATAGCAGCAGTAATAGATTTATTACTCGACACAATGAAGCTTATCCCGGAGACGCGACGACAATAACAATACAGTTGATGTTATTTGTCTGCCGTGGTCTTGAAAAtgatttcttttttttcttttacttGAGAGTCTAGTATTTATacaaattttttttataagtACTGATTATAATTGTCATAGTAACTATATTGGAGGATTGTTGGCCGACTGTAAGAGGAAACTAATAAGGACATGATTATCATCGTCATTATAAGAATCATATCCGTATACAATTTCACGATATTATTATTCTATTGCAATTGCAATATAAAATAGCAAACATCTTTTGTTTTGTATGAATAAATGTCACAACAACAATTATTAATTACTCATTGGTTTTTaattgaatttattttattaaaagaAAGTTGCCTCAAAACATGTATTAATATCTTTGGTCTACGAGTATAAGTTGATAGCTAAATGCCGATATATATTGTTAAATATAATTGATAATATCAGTACTTAGCTATCAGAGTTTGCCGTCACACTATGTGATCGAAAGATATCAGAGTTTATTACTTTATCAGTATTTGACATACAAAATTTATTATCACTATTTATCTGTCAGCTTCTATCAAAGCTGAATTTCAAGAAGAGACTGATTCTATTTAGAAGGTATGTGATTGAAAGATATTAGAATTTATCACTTTATCAGTatttgttgtggatatgttgtgaacttgattatttaattaacaaataaccttggtagattttacttagtgaaaaatgtagcactcgacggataaggattatagtcccgacggatgactcaatatagtcccgatggatgatgatttattatctatcgagtgagtagcttatgtaacaataagtctgtagcacatttttccatacacattgtttagattctgtagaagtactcaagtcatgttgactttaactagatatgcagaataggttgattaattgtacatagatgatgtattgtaattctgcataaatgaaatgaagtcaagtgccagatagctacccgacagataatcaacaatgccactcgacggatgatcaacaaggccacccgacggatgatcatgaacccgacagataaagaattcaaacatctgttgacagtgacaacacagtcacatgcgtcgagtgtatgcaaatggaatgtggaagcctattcaactgggttttagagaacaaagaagaattgccatttccatgctactatgaagatattcaaagatgctggaatagagtaatgaagtagcatagtattagacttgataggttttgttttattatcttgtcttattactttgtaatcttggtcatatataaaccaagtagtagcaaatagaacaacaagcaACTAAGATCAgggaaacaattgtaagctgtattcttagcatttctatGCAAACTTAGTTGTTTATATTTATAAGCAgttgtgagcaaatcttgctacacagagttctcttgatataatatatatctctggtggatactttcaaatccagcagaaagtttttaaagacttgtgtttttaattacttgtgttttgattcattccaagttattattccgcactctgcaaatcaattcacacagatatatatattttaagttaaaaCACTTTtaaaaccaagaaaaagttttaagaatttcattcaaccccccttctgtaattcttgttgcattgttagggactaacaattggtatcagagcaagctcttgataaacaaagagtttaaagatcacaacaaaacaacaagatgaacaagaagaatgttggagtcaagattccttttctagacaaagataattaccatcactggcaggtaaagatgcatcttcatttactttctcaagatgaggactatgtagattgcatagaaagaggtcctcatgtactaatgagagctgcaactggaaatgagccatctgtccccaagccaaggcatgaatggtatgatcctgatattgaataagtcaggaaggataagaaggccatgaatatcctgttcaatagagttgatggtgatatatttgacaacatcatcaattgaaaaactaccaaggaagtttgggatacaatacagattatatgtgatggcactgaacaagttagagaaaacaagatgcagctactaattcagcaatatgagcactttcacagtgaagatagtgagtctctcactgacatttttagtagatttcaaaaactactaaatgctctaaaattgcatggaagggtctatcagacaaaagactccaatcttaaattccttagatctctttcaaaggaatggaaacctatgacagtctcattgagaaactctcaagattacaaggagtttactttggagagactgtatggcatcctgaaaacttatgagcttgaaatagagcaagatgagaggatggagagaggaaagaagaaaggagaatCCATTGCACcagttgctgagttagagaaagaaaaggagatgaagatggaagctgttgaatcaacttcaaaggtctgttaaaacaagggcaaggggctgatagcagaaaatgaagattctttgagccaagatgacatggaagatattgatgaagatctagcatttctttccagaagatttgccaagctcaagttcaagaagaactttggagcagctaagccaaatagaaacatggcggataaatcaaaatttaaatgtttcaaatgtggcttagcagggcactttgccagtgagtgtcgAAAGacagattccagcaaaaagaagtttgagcctgtggattataaacataattactttgagtttctcaaacaaaaggaaagggctttcattacacaagagaatgaccgggcagcagatggtctggatgaggatgaggatgtcagctatgtcaatctagccctaatggccaagtctgatgaaacagagacaagttcttcaagtaatcaggtaatcaccactaaccttgcacatttatctaaagctgagcgtaatgatgcaataaatgacatatCTATAGAACaatatcatttgcgtgttacacttaagtttcttactaaggaaaatgctaaaatcaaagaaaataatttgtttttaagtgagaggaataatgtgctagagtctcagttcattgaatttcaaaaattaagaattgagtgtaaaattgctaaggatgaattaactgagtccttgaagaaagaagagatcttgaagaagcagcttgaacgagaacatgaggtgattaaggcatggaaaatatctagagatgttcatgctcaaatcaccaaagttcaaggtattgagtccttttgtgatgcagcctggaagaagaaaaaggagaagctggaatccaatttggtggaaggattgctaacagatgtagactcgactAATGACGAgggtcatccatcggataacaaaaaagGTTATCCGCCGAGTGATATAAATTCTCATctgtcgactgtgagcaagcctgttagtaaagccaaacttgtcaagttaaatgagaaatatggatcagtttccaagaattttgttccaggagaatccagtcaagtgaagaaggagaaaaggctaatattggtcagatgactgtcaagcaattgagtgacagaatggaaaagattgaggttaaaacagaggctaaaaggaaaaataatagaaatggaaaagtaggaattaacaagcataaaaactacacacctgataaatatgctccaagaaaaatctgtgtcaagtgtggtagtgtaaatcatttgtctgttaattgcaaaactgccatgcctacttccatatctgtgccacctcattttcccaacatgaatgccatgtcttctatgcctatgaatgctatgtctacacataatatgaatgcacagtttgctaatatgccatttgcacctaatccttattatgctgcatttagtatgccacaaatgccatttatcataccttactggaataacatgtttactaatagcatgccattccctgttaatcaaaatatgcctgataattctgctgtaatgaatggtttcaaaggttcaactcaaatgactaaggatgaatctgatatccccaagtcaaatgagatcaaacctaagaaacaaaaaaagaaagctaacaaggcaggacccaaggaaacttgggtaccaaaatcaacttgatttgattttgatgtgtgctgggaaacagaaagaatctatggtacttggatagtggttgttcaagacatatgactggcgattctaccctgctcacagagtttaaggagagagctagcccaagtattacttttggagatgacagcaagggttatactgtgggacatggcttgatttcaaaagacaatgtcatcagtgaagaggttgccttggtggatggtctcaagcataatttgttgagtatcagccagctttgtgataaaggcaattcagtaaccttcaactcagaagcctgtgttgtgactaacaagaggagcaacaaagtggttctcactggtgtgagaaaaggaaatgtgtacctagctgacttcaactcatcaaatgtagaatctgttacttgtcttctcagcaagcaagtcaggatgagagttggttatggcacaagaagctatcccatctaaacttcaagaccatgaatgagctagtaaagaaagaactagtaagaggtattcctcaagtggagttttctaaggatggattgtgtgatgcctgccaaaagggaaagcagatcaaagcatcattcagaaagaagcttgattcaacaattgaagaacctttacaactgctacacatggatctgtttggaccagtcaatgtgttgtccatctcaaggaaaagattttgcctagtaattgtagatgatttctcaaagttctcttggacatatttcctaaagtctaaagatgaggctagtgaaatcatcatcaatcacataaggcaagtcaataatcatcctgattttaaagttagaagaatcatgagtgacaatggaactgagttcaagaattctttcatgagagcattttgtaaagaaaatgggatcctgcatgagttttcagcagcaagaaatccacagcaaaatggagtggtagaaaggaagaacatatcacttattgaagctgccaggacaatgcttgaagaatctaaattacaaacatatttctgggctgaagctgtaaatactgcatgctacactcagaatatttctctgattaatcaagcaaaatgcatgactccctatcaattgttcaagaacaagaagccaactctaaattttcttcatgtctttggctgcaaatgttatatcttgagaaatcaaactgatcagagtgggaagtttgatgctaaagcagatgaaagaatttttgttggatatgctgttggtaaagcatacagagtctacaatctaaaaaccaacattgttgtggaatcaatacatgttgtgtttgatgataaaaagattgaaggactacaagatggagattaccatgagagcttcaaatttgacaatgtggagatggttagtgatgacagtgatgatgaaagtgatcaagaaataatatcgaaggataatgcagaaaaatttactaccaatgaagcacaaaattcaacatctgtcgagttacaaaatgcttcatctgtcgggaaacaatctgccttatccgtcgggagataaccagcctcatccgtcggtactcaaaattcaccatccgtcgggtcatcaaaagaagctgggagtcagaatagatcacctacagaaagctctcccttctcaaatcaaagatccattaactcagggggagtttcaaataatcaaaattcaatcacacatcaagacaacaatgaggcctcttcatccagagctaatctacctcaacaaaggaaatggacaaaggatcatccctttgagctcatcattgctgatgtatcttctagagttcaaataaggagagcaactcaagaagaatgtctatacaacagctttctttccaaggaagaaccaaagaaggtagaagaagctttgttggatcctgattggattttagctatgcaggaggagctaaaccaatttgagaggaataaagtatggaagctggtgcccaagcctaaaggaaagaatccaatagacaccaaatgggtattcagaaacaagatgatgaaaatggcatagtagtcaggaacaaagctagattggttgctaagggctattgtcaacaagaaggaatagattttgatgaaacatttgctcctgttaccagacttgaagccatcagaatcttcttagcctatgcagcccatgccaatttcaaggtctatcaaatggatgtcaaaagtgcctttctgaatggagatttggaggaggaagtctatgtcagtcagcctcctggttttgaagatccaaattttccagaatatttttactatcttttgaaagcactttatggaatgaagcaagcacctagagcctggtatgacactttgtcaaagtttcttttagagaatcatttcactagaggtactgtagacaaaactcttttctttagaaatgttaatggctctagtatacttgttcaaatttatgtagatgatattatttttggctctacagatgaaaaactttgcaaaaagtttgccaaattgatgcaaagtaagtatgaaatgagtatgatgggagaactaacttactttcttggtttgcaagttaagcaagttagcgatggaatattcattagtcaaactaaatacatttatgatcttttaaagaagtttgatctaatggattgcacatctgcaaaaactcccatggtcactgcaactaagcttgaattaaacactactgaaaagtctgtggatatttcaagttataggggcatggttggctcacttctgtacttaacagctagtaggccagatataatatttgctacatgtttgtgtgctagatttcaggctgatcctagagaatctcacttagtagctattaagagaattttcagatatctcaagggaacaccaaaacttggcatttggtaccctagagattctggttttgatctaactggttattcagatgcagattatgcaggttatagaattgatagaaaaagtacaacaagaacctgccaatttctaggaaacaagcttgtgtcctggtttagtaaaaagcaaaattcagtttctacctctacagctgaagctgaatatattgctgctggcagttgctgtgcacagattttgtggatgaaaaaccatttgctagactatggtctgcaagtggaaagaattcccattttctgtgataacacaagtgcaattgccatcactgaaaatccaatgcaacattcaagaagaaagcacatagacatcaagtaccacttcataagggaacatgtaatgaatggtactgtggaactacattttgttccaagtgaaaagcagcttgcagatatatttaccaaaccactggatgaatctaccttttcaaggttggtaagtgagttaggtatgctaaattactcttaaatcttttcagataatttgcaagttgtaatgcagccagaaatttaattaactttacagtcttggatgaaattttggctaagtcaaaatttacatctcgacggatgatcattatccatcgagttagatcatccgtcggtatatgtttcattaataaaatcaattacttttctgaaatattttatgactcgacggataactgatttatcctcatccgtcgaattgtctgaatcttagccgttaattccctgaactttatccatcgagtatacttacagtttataagtataacacaacggataattgaaggaatatttacagtttatttttaaacggctattttgggcaattcttattggttactttattttactttattatttttgacaattatttttgagatagtataaaagcttaattcatttccattgcttttcttttatcattctcaaatcatctgctctaaattctctctttctcaaaagcaattatcatctctatctctgcaatttccactctctctaacaatggcaccactcatcaagatcatgtcacaaactggatacatctataagaaaaacaacttcacggctctagtaaacaaggggattcaacattcaagtgactaccataaaatgatggattttatgaagaactgcaaactcagctatgcaatgctagaatcacccaccatcttctgtgaggttgttgaagagatgtggacgactgctacatacaactctactgataagatcatcacactcactattaagGGTAAGGAATTTTATATCAATaatgatgttattaaagcatgtttcaaaattcccgataacactgtgacctcaccacacacagatactgatattgttaatatgcttaattccatgaactatgcactctctacttctaagttaagtgatattaggaggttgggtcttaggaaagaatggagtttgatgtgtgatgtagttaccaaggtcttttctggtaaaatcagtaattttgattctgttaatatctctatgcttaacatgctttatatgctagttatagataagttcattaattttagtgatcttgttttgtttgagttggggtttaaattaggggagttaaacaagaggggtaaaaatgtttactatgctagatttttcatgatgctagctaaccacctctctgaggaaattgtgcttgagaacccaaccaacaaattagattgttgggttcaagagagaagaattattgcagatttgaacagggaaaatCATCATAGAGGGGTGCCACtattctatttccctgtaatggaagcacctcaggtaagtgaggtaagttcatctgtctctactattccgacctcacagatttctttgaattctagtgtagctatggcaactgtgtcaatgacccaacagttgcctacccaagctactaaaccatcaaaaatttcaaaatccaaatcaaagaaatccccctctggtacctctcaaaagatgccagttgtaaaatccaccaaacccaaagaggggagtgtgaaggtgggtaaggtaggtgagggacagggtgaacataaaaaaaacctcaaggataaggttggagaggtgagtgtttcccagcctagccacattgtagtttcccaacaaactgcagtgcttaaaaaggacaaaagctcatttctagctgcatcctcccaaaaggatgtggctattgaacaaagctctcagccaagagcac is a genomic window containing:
- the LOC141712486 gene encoding class V chitinase-like yields the protein MASKTLVYAFLISILQFLHFSAAQSAVKAGYWFPDSGIAASDIDSTLFTHLFCAFSDLNGNTNQVTISPANAVQFSQFTKTVQVKNPSVKTLLSIGGGASNDADFAKMASSSASRKSFIDSSLKLARSNNFHGLDLDYEYPLSANDMVNFGTLVDEWRAAANAEAGASGKPRLLLTAAVSVGPTVDGLRYPVQSISRSLDWINVMAYDFYGPPWAPKMTNAHAALYDPSGRVSGSSGIAAWIQAGMSANKLVLGLPFYGYSWQLVNANNHGLMAPANGAPGGVGDGSKGYNQILDFIANNNAPKIHNSTMVADYCYSGTTWIGYDDKQSISAKVLYAKRKGLLGYFAWHVAADANWALSGQAKQAWGA